The Crassaminicella indica genomic interval TGTGCAATACTTCTCATTAAAATTCCATGTCCACATCCTGGACACCAAATATGTGGTAATTTATCCATTCTAAAATTATTTTGAATTAATGCGCTAGCCACTTTAAATTACCTCCTCAATTTTAGATAATATCTCGTCAGGAGTAATAATATCCCCATCAACTTTTCCAATATGGAAAATATCTGATGAACCTTTTACTACTCTTTCAACTTCTAAAACTAACTGTCCATAATTAAGCTCTGCAACAATTATACCTTTTGCTTTTTGTGCAAATTCTTTCACTTGTTTTTCAGGGAAAGGCCAGATTGTAATTGGTCTAAACATACCTACTTTTAATCCTTTTTCTCTAGCTTTTTTCACTGCACTCTTTGCACTTCTTGCTGTTCCACCATAAGATACTACAACAATCTCTGCATCTTCCATATATAATTCTTCATATGTTACAATATCATCAATATTATCTTCAATCTTTGTCATTAGTCTTGTACAAAGCTTATCTGCTACAGCATTGCTGTTTACTGGGAATCCAGATTCATCATGAACAAGTCCTGTAACATGATATCTATATCCGTCACCAAATCCTGCCATAGGAGGTACACTTTCTCCCTCTGCAACTTTATAAGCTAAATAATCTTCACCATTTCCTGCTGGCTTTTTGCGATCAACGATTTCTAATTCACTAGCATCAGGAATTCTAATGCCTTCTCTCATATGCCCAACAATCTCATCCATTAATAAAATTACAGGTGTTCTATATTTTTCTGCAAGATTAAAAGCTCTAACAGTTATATCAAACGCTTCTTTTACTGATGATGGAGCTAATGCAATCACAGGATGATCTCCATGTGTCCCCCATTTTGCTTGCATTACATCACCTTGTGATGGAGAGGTAGGTAATCCAGTACTTGGGCCATGTCTTTGTACATTAACAATTACACATGGAATTTCCGCCATAGCTGCATAACCAATATTTTCTTGTTTTAATGAAAATCCAGGACCACTTGTTGCAGTCATAGCTTTTACACCAGTAAGTGCAGCCCCAATTGTCGCAGCCATACCACCAATTTCATCTTCCATTTGGATAAATTTTCCGCCTACTCTTGGAAGCTTTTGTGCAGATCCTTCTGCAATTTCTGTTGAAGGCGTTATAGGATATCCTCCATAAAAACGCATTCCTGCAGCAATAGCACCTTCTACAACGGCTTCATTCCCTTGCATTAATTTTATGTTATTATTTTTCATCTTCCATACCTCCTAGATAAATTGCATAATCCGGACAGCGCAGTTCGCATAAGCCACATTTAATACAATTTTCCATATCTACAATTTCAACTTTTTCATGTTTTAAAGCTAGAACATTTTTAGGGCAGAATTCTACACAAATTCCACAGCCCTTACACCAGCTTTGCTTTACAATTAATTTCTTTTCCTTCTGGTTTGCCATTCTATTCAACTCCATTCCAAAGTTAATGTTTTCCACATTGTTATAATAACAAAAAAAATGTCGCAATGCAATTTTTATTTCACATTTTTTGAAAAATATACAATAATGCAATTTTTCCTTCAAATTGTACGCACGGATTTTTTTATCCATGTTTACTGTTATTATAGTATACAATTATCCGAACAAAAAGGCGCATATTGCGCCTTTATTCCACCTTTATATTCCATTGTTTTACTTGTTCAATTAAATCAAATTTTGTTAAATCAAAGTGAATAGGTGTGATAGAAATAAAATTGTTTTGTATGCTATGTATATCTGTTCCTTCATTATTTTTTGCATCAATCACTTCTCCACCTAACCAATAATAGCTCTGTCCTCTTGGATCAATTCTCTCTATAAACGAATTTTTATACTTTCTAGCACCTAGTGTTGTAATATTAACACCTTTAATATTTTCCTTTTGACAATTAGGTATATTTATATTCAATAACGTATCCGGCGGTAATGGATTTTTCAATATTTTTTTTGCTACAATGCAGCTAAATTCTGCTGCAGCATCATAATTTACATTTTTAAAATCTGCAAGTGATACAGCAACAGCAGGATATCCTAAAATAGCACCTTCTATAGCAGCAGAAACAGTTCCTGAATAAAGTACATCTGTTCCTAAGTTAGGGCCTTTATTAATTCCTGAAAAAACAATATCTATTTTTTCTGAAATCAAAGCTTCTACAGCAAGCTTTACACAATCTGAAGGAGTTCCACTAACTGCCCATGCATGAAAATCTTTATCAAAAAACTTAATTTTTTCAGCTCTAAGAGGTTCATGCATGGTTATCGCATGTCCTGTAGCACTTCTTTGACGATCTGGTGCCACAATATAAACGTCTCCAATTTTATTTAATGCACAAGCTAATTTATATATTCCTTCTGCAAAAATACCATCATCGTTTGTAATTAATATTTTCAAAATATTTTCCTCCTTCAATAATAATAATATTTATTATACAAATATTTTAATAGTAATTTTATATAAAACAAATACTAATATAAAAACTAATCATTTATTCATTAGGAGTGATAAATTTGATTCAAATTGACGACTCAGGAAGCGGCAGTTTAATCGGTGGTACTTGTATTGGCGCTATGAGAACAGAAACAAAAGAGTATGTTTATGGTATTATCCCTTTAGAATTTTATCATGGTGATGCTTTTGAAAAAAAATTATATCTAGATAAAGTAGTCGATATCACGCGTTCACTGCTTAACACATTAGAGGTATCAAAAAATGAAAAAATTGAAATATGCAGAGGATATATGTTTGATAAATTAAGATTATTTTTAAAAGAAAACCAATATAATTTTTCTAGTACCTCAATAAAAGAACCACTTCAATCTAAAATTGAAAATACTTTTGAAGAATATGCAATTTCTTTAGGTCTTCCCCATGCATTTTTAAACTATACAAAATATCCTTTTCATTTTCACAGACTACTAAGATGGGTATATGCAGATTATGATAATCGCGTCTCTCTTTGTAAAACAGGCTGGAAAAGTTGGAAGAAATACGGAAATCTTCCATTACAATTAGAAACAACCTATATTAAGTATAGTAGATACAATTGTTTAAAATGTGGAAATAAAATAAATAACAATAGCAAGGTAAAGGTTATTAAATATCATAGCAATAAACCAAATATCATATATCTACATCTAAACTGCTAATAAAACTCCATAGTTGCAGGAGTTTTATTTTTTAATGATAGTAATCAATATAGGAGATTCTTTTGTTTGATTGATATAATCCACCTTCATTACATGAAATTTACTTTGATCAAGGTTTTCAATATAATTTATAACCTGTTCCTTTTCTATTTTTCCTTCAGAGTGTCCGTGATATATAATCATAGTAATCATACCATTTCTCTTTAAAAACTTTAAACATTTTTCAATTGCAACAACTGTCGTTTCACCCTTTGTAACAATATGGTGATCTCCCTTTGGCAAATAACCTAAATTAAACATCCCTCCACTTATTTCATCACAAATATATTTATCCATATTTTCATGTCCATCTTGTATTAAATCTACATTGTTTATATGGTTATTCTCAAGTAATTTTTTTGTATTAGCAATAGCTAAATCTTGTACATCAAAAGAAATAACTTTTCCTTTTTCTCCAACAATATTTGCTAAGAATAACGTGTCATTTCCATTTCCCATTGTAGCATCAACTACTACATCACCCTCTTTTAAAACATCCTTTAAAAAATATTTAGCTAATTCTGTAGGTCTTATTAAATACTTTATATCCATGAATTCACCTCTATCTTATTTATGAAATTTACATGCCTTTAAAAAATAATCTGGCAAAGCTACATATAATAATTTCTTTTCATTTAATTGGTTGATTATATGACCCTTGCTACAATCCTTCTTTAGTTCTTCTAAAGCAACTTCTTTAAAACCTAATTTTATAAAAAATTGTTCTTCTTTATCAGTATTTACAAATACCTTTTTTATCCCCATCTTATCTGCTAAATTCAAAATAGCTTTTACAATGCCATCTCCTAAATATTCTCTTCGTCTGTTTTTTGAAACCACTACAAATTTTATGATCGCCATATCTTCTATAGGTATAAATCCAGCAGCTGCAACTGGCTGTTTGTTGTCATAAGCAACCATGCAATTTTTAATATAATCTTCGATCTCTTCTATATCTAAATTACTCTCCTTTATCAGCTTTTTTATAATATATATTTCTTTTTGACTAGCTGATTTGATTTCTAGCATATGCTCTCAACTCCTTTTTAGAATGTTTAAACCATATCGTACTCAACTTTTATGATAATTATTAGCATAATAAAAATAACTTATAGATAAATAACTTCAAAACGAAATATTTATCTTTATATGCATGATTTTAAATATTTTATCTCTGTTTCTGTTAAATATCTCCACTTTCCTTTTTGTAAATTCTCTAAATTTATTTTTCCGATAGCAATCCTTTTTAATTGTAAGACTGGATGATTTATTTTTTCAAACATTCTTCGTATCTGCCTGTTTTTTCCTTCATGAATCATTACCTTCACAAGGCTAGTAGCTCTTTCTTTTTTTAAAACCTCTATAAATGCAGGCGCAGTAATATATCCTCCTATGTCTATCCCTGTTTGAAAGCAAGCAAGTTCTTTTTTATTTAATATTCCTTTTATCTTAGCAATATAAGTTTTTTTTATTTTATGCTTTGGATGCGTTAATCTATAGGATAAATCTCCATCATTTGTCATGATCAATAAACCAGAAGTAGCATAATCTAATCTTCCCACGGGATATATTCTTTCTTGAATATTTTTTATAAGATCTACTACAGTAGGTCTATTAAATTCATCTGATAATGTAGTCACATAACCTTCTGGTTTATTTAGCATAATATATATTTTGTTTTTTTCTAAATGAATGATTTTTTGATCTACAGAAACAATATCTTTATGTGGATCTACAATAACTCCCATGTCTTTTATTACTTTATTGTTTACTTTAACTCTGCCTAGTTTTATCAATTCTTCAGCTTTTCTTCTAGAAGCAACCCCACTATGTGCTATATATTTTTGCAATCTCACAAAACTCGCTCCTTTTCTTTTGATAAGTATATTATATATTTTATACTAACTTTTCTTCAAATATATTTAATAGATTTATTCTTTTTATTTTAACATTTTTATAGGATGTTTTTGAATCTATAGGTAAACAACTTTAAAATGAAATATAAAAGATAGTTCATTCCAGATAACTTTTGAAAAAACAAAACTTCATTTCATGAAAAAATACTAAACCTTCAAAACTCACTTCGTTCAAACAATGAAGGTTCTTAACGTATTTTTTATGAAATTTCAGTAAGTTTTTTTACAAAAGTTATCGAAGTCATTCACTTATCTTTATATATTTCTTTTTTTTTATGTTGATGTTGTTTACCTATAGTAACATACAAATCTTTTTAATCATAATATATATTAGAAATTATTATAATAATAAAGGATATGATAGCAATGTTATCTGTTGATAATTGTAAAAATGCATTAGTAAATTTATATTATGTTCCTGCTGAAATCTTAGCTATTATATTATATAAAATATTTGAAAATAATGCTTTATAAAGTTTGTTAATTTGTTTTTTGTAATTCATATATCTTTTAAACTACTCGGAAGTAGCTTGTATTAATACTTTTTATTTATTGATAAAAATAACATAGAGCAGGAGTTACTCCTGCTCTATGTTATTCATACATTTTATTAATTCTATCTTGAATTTCTTTATCATCTAAAAATTCGTCAAAAGTAATTTCTTTATCAAAAATACCATTTGGTGTGATTTCAACAACCCTATTTGCAATGGTCTGAATAAACTTATGGTCATGAGATGTAAACAGCATAGTCCCTTTAAAAGCAATCAAACCATCATTTACAGCTTGAATAGATTCTAGATCTAAATGATTGGTAGGTTCGTCAAGAAGCAATACATTTGCTCCTGAAAGCATTAATTTAGAAAACATGCATCTTACCTTTTCTCCTCCTGAAAGAACCTTTGCCATTTTTAAAGGTTCATCACCTGAAAATAACATCTTTCCTAAAAAGCCTCTAATAAAAGATTCTGATTTTTCTTCAGAATATTGTCTTAACCAATCTATCAAATTAAGCTCTACATCTTCAAAATATTCTGCGTTATCCTTTGGCAAATAAGCTTGCGTAGTAGTAATTCCCCATCTAAAAGTTCCTTCGTCAGGCTCAATCTCACCCATTAAAATTTTGAACAAAACAGTCTTAGCGATTTCATTTCTTCCAAGAAGTATAATTTTATCCCCTTTATTTACAGTAAATGAAATATTATTTAACACTTTTACCCCATCAATAGTTTTACTAATTCCATTTATAGTTAGAATTTCTTTTCCAGCTTCTCTTTTTGGAGTAAATCCAACAAATGGATATCTTCTAGATGATGGTTGTATATCTTCTATAGTAATCTTTTCTAAAAGCTTTTTTCTTGAAGTAGCTTGTCTAGCCTTCGACGCATTAGAACTAAATCTTGCAATAAAGGATTGCAGTTCTTTAATTTTTTCTTCCTTTTTCTTGTTTTGTTCCTTCATTAGCTTTAATGCTAATTGACTAGATTCATACCAAAAATCATAATTCCCCACAAATAATTTAGCTTTGCCAAAATCAATATCTACCATATGTGTACATACTTTATTTAAAAAGTGTCTATCATGTGATACTACAATCACTGTATTTGGATAATCTAGCAAAAATTCTTCTAGCCAATTTATTGCTTTAAAATCCAAATGGTTTGTAGGTTCATCTAGTAAAAGAATATCAGGATTTCCAAAAAGGGCTTGAGCTAACAAAACTTTTACCTTTTCAGCTCCTTTTAATTCTTTCATAGCTTTATAGTGTAGATCTTTGTTGATTCCAAGACCCATTAATAGCTTTTCTGCATTTACTTCTGCATCCCAACCATCTAATTCTGCAAATTCAGCTTCAAGTTCTGATGCTTTTATACCATCTTCTTCAGTAAAATCTTCTTTTTGATAAAGAGCATCCTTTTCCGTCATTATTTCGTAAAGCCTTTTATGTCCCATAATAACTGTATCTAAAACATTGAATTCATCAAATTCAAAATGATTTTGCTTTAGTACAGCTAGTCTCTCCCCTGGCGTTATAGAAACATTTCCTTCATTAGGTTCAATCTCACCAGATAAAATCTTTAAAAAAGTTGATTTTCCTGCACCATTTGCACCAATAACCCCATAACAATTTCCTGGAGTAAATTTAATATTAACATCTTCAAATAATTTTTTATCTCCAAATCTTAATCCTACACCTGTAACTGTAATCAAATTAATTTGTTATACAACTAATTTGTATAACATCCTCCTTTCTATTTCTTACAATGAAAAAATTGCACAAAATACTGTGCAATTTTTATTTCATTCATTCAATTATACACGCTATTTAATACTTTTTCAATTCATATGCCTTAATTTTTAAATTCATACAGTATACTTTTTCTTTAATTCTTCTTTTGAACTAAGATACGTATTAATAGTAGGTAAATAATTTATAATTCCATTAGATTCACGTTTAATTTTAAACTTTTTATCCATATCAGCATATGGTATTGATTTACGCCCGCCTTGTAAACTATTATTGTAATAGTATTCAAGCATTTCTAATGGGATTAAATAATATTCATTATACATTTTAAAATGTACCAATATAAAGCTTACTCCACCTTGCTCTGCATGTTCCTTAAGATCCTCTATCTGATGAATATGTATATTACTTAACGGTAAACTTTTTAATTCAGTCTCTTTCACGTCAAATGCAATTGGAATTTTTTGTGCAATCCCACTGTAATCTACATAAGCCTTCTGTTCAAAATAACCCTTCGTAATCATACCTCTTTTATCAATATCAATTACTTTTATAGGCACTGGATTTTTCTTAATATATGCTAATTTTTTTCTTCTATATAAATCATTTGTTAAATCTATTTCATTTTCAGATAAATCTCCACGATGCCCTCTACTTCTCCATGATGTCATAATAATCCTCCTTCAAAACAAGTTATTAAAATGTCTAAATATATTTTAACATTATTTTTATTAAAATAAAGGATCCTATTCTCCTCTTATTTTAAGGAAAATAAGGTCCTTACAGTTAAAAAATAATCATAATATAAAAGCAATTTCATAAAATATATTTTATATTAGCTTTTCTTCAAATATATTTAACAAATTCATTCTCTCAATTTTTTTCTTTAATACCTCTATATCTGTAGTATACAAATTTAAATTCTTCATTCTTTTGAAATAATCAGCTCCTGCAAAAGTATATCTTGTTTTTACTCCTTCTTCTGTTTGAGACTCTTTATGTTCGTATGCAATTAAATCACCAATGCATAAATTTGTTGGAAGCTCTAAAAGTGGTATTCCTTTTATTAAGCGAACACTATTATGTCCTGCTAAACTTCCTGTAACAATTGCTTCAACTCTATTTACCAAATTGCAATATTAAGGATATAAGTTTCTTTTTTTTTTTAAATAAAACATTACTTCTCTTTTACAACCTTATCTTTATTGTATTTTTCAAGTGTATTAATGAGCATATTCATATTTTTATATGACATATTCTTAAATAGTATTTTTGCCAAAGCTTTTGCTGCACGTTCATTATATTCATTTATATTTTCTTGAGTAGGTTCATAAATAATTACTTTTAAAATCTTACTCATATGAGAACCTCCTCATTAATATATATATATGGCAAGCTAAATAAATTCATAAGTTTATAAAATTTTGTAGGATGCAATATAACAGAAAGGGGCTATCCTATGAAAGCTGCTATATATAGTAGAAAAAGTAAATTTACTGGTAAAGGTGATTCTGTTGAAAATCAAGTGCAAATGTGTAAAGAATATGCAAAAATGCACGAAATCACATCATATATTATATATGAGGATGAAGGCTTTTCTGGAGGTACTACAAATAGACCTATGTTTCAACAAATGCTTAAAGATGCAAGATCAAAAAAATTTGATATACTTATATGCTATAGACTAGATCGTGTCAGTAGAAATATTGCAGATTTTGCTCGTTTAATTGAAGAGCTTCAAGAATATAATATTGAATTTATCAGTATTAGAGAACAATTTGACACTTCTACCCCTATGGGTCGTGCCATGATGAACATTGCAGCAGTATTCGCTCAGCTTGAGCGTGAAACTATTGCTGAAAGAATACGCGATAATATGTTAGAACTTGCAAAGTCTGGTCATTGGCTTGGAGGACAAACACCCTTAGGATATAAAAGTAAAAAAATCACTTATTTAGATGCAGAATTTAAACAAAGAAGCATGTATCAATTATCTCCAATTAAAGAAGAACTGCAAATTATAAAATTAATTTTTGATAAATACCTTGAAACTAAATCTTTATCACAAGTAAGCAAATACTTATTGTCAAATAATATAAAAGGTAAAAATGGAGGAGATTTAAACAAAAAAAGCATTCATAATATATTGACAAATCCTGTATATGTAAAGTCAAACGATGAAGTTTTTGATTATCTCAAGCACTTGGGAATAACTACAACTGGTAAGCCTAATGGGAAATATGGTATTCTTACTTATAATAAAAATCAAAAAGGAAAAAAGCAAGAGCCTTCTCAATGGATAGCAGCAGTAGGAAAGCATGAAGGAATTATTGAACCTGATCGCTGGCTTTTAATACAAAAAACTCTTAAAATAAATAAAGAAAAAGCACCTCGTACTGGAACATCTCACACAGCTCTTCTTACAGGTATATTAAAATGTGCAAAATGCGGAAGTGGCATGCGTGTAATATATGGCAATAAAATAAAAGGAACTAATCATCGCGCCTATTATTATACATGCAGTTTAAAAAATAACTCTGGAAAAACAAGATGTGATAATAAAAATGTCCGTGGCGATCAATTAGAAAAGATTGTTATAAAAAAATTAAAAGCTTTTAACAAAAATGCTCTATTAAAGGAATTAAAAGAGCTTCAAAATAAAAATGCCTCATTTCATGCAATTGCTCATGAAATAGAATATATAAAAAGTCAAATCAATACAAAAAAGAGTGCTATTCAAAATTTAATCAAGCAATTGTCTGAAAATAAAAACAGTATCGCTGCAAACTATTTGATAAAAGAAATTGAAAAATTAGATAGAGAATATAATCAGTTAAAACAAAAACTTGATACTAAAAAAAATATAAAAGAAATAAATAATCAAAAAAATATAAATATTAATTTCGTTATTCACTCATTAGAGAATTTTCATAGCTTATTTGATACTTTAGACAATATTGACGATAAAAGAAATCTCATCAATCATCTAGTTGATAAAATTACATGGAATGGATATCATGGTACTGTAGAGGTTTTTTTGTGGGGATGTAAAAAGAATAAAATCTAATAATCCCAATTGTCGCACTTTAGGATTACATTCATCTGTATGCCCTACGAAAAGTCCTGCTTTTTCTCCAGCACACAATAAATTATCTAATTTCTCAACTTTCATAGTATTATCTCTAGGAGCAATAGATAGATACCTTATAGAGTTTCCTACTCCACCAGCATAAGGATCTTCATATCTTGCATTTTCAAGGCCTTTAAATTGTCTAAGCTTTTCTAAAGGATAAAATGGAGCCATTAGTTTTGCATGACCTGTATCTAGTAATATTAAATTTTCAGCATATTCCTTTAGTGCATATTGCTGGCATACCTTCATATCTAATTTTTTCGTATTAATATCCTTTTTAGGTACAGGTAAAATTACTACTCCCTTTTTATTTAATTGATCAATAATTTCTTGACTTAAAGAATCTTTATTTAACTTACAAGATCCACTAAAAGCACCATAAGATCCATCTTTCCTTTTCCCTACTAAATCTTCTACTCCTGCTTTTTGACTAATACTTACTCTAGGTCCAAAGGAAGGACATCTTAGTATACACATAGAGCATCCATTACCATATTTTAAGCAATTTCCCATAGGTCCTGTAGAGCCTGTGGTTTCAATAAAAACATCACCTTCAATAACATCACCATTTTGTAGTACAATTCCCTTTATAGCATTATCCACTACATCTACATCTATCGCTCTAGACCTTAAGAGTATTTGAATATCCATTTCTATTAATAACCTTCTAACCATAGGCTCTACTTTACATACATCATAAAGACTTGCATGTTTATGACCGGGAAAATCAATATTCACATGTCTTGAAGCCTTATCTGTAACATTAAAAAGTTCTTTTCCTCCAAGCAAAATACATTCTTCAGTTGCTGTATATCTTCCATTGTTTCTCATAATTCCGCCCACATTTCCTAATCCTAAAAGTATATCTGTTCTCTCTATGACAGTTACCTCTGCTCCTGCTTTTTTGGCAGTAATGGCAGCTGCAACTCCTGCCCAACCTCCTCCAATTACAACTACTTTAGCCATTCACCTTCCTCCCTTCTAACACAGCTTTAGCATCTAACTGGCATTTGCACATCTTTACAACTTTACCATTTTTTGTTTTGCTCGAACAAGAACCACAAATACCTTCTCCACAACATATGTGACTATTGTTACTGATAACAAATTTCATATTTTTT includes:
- a CDS encoding 2-oxoacid:acceptor oxidoreductase subunit alpha, producing the protein MKNNNIKLMQGNEAVVEGAIAAGMRFYGGYPITPSTEIAEGSAQKLPRVGGKFIQMEDEIGGMAATIGAALTGVKAMTATSGPGFSLKQENIGYAAMAEIPCVIVNVQRHGPSTGLPTSPSQGDVMQAKWGTHGDHPVIALAPSSVKEAFDITVRAFNLAEKYRTPVILLMDEIVGHMREGIRIPDASELEIVDRKKPAGNGEDYLAYKVAEGESVPPMAGFGDGYRYHVTGLVHDESGFPVNSNAVADKLCTRLMTKIEDNIDDIVTYEELYMEDAEIVVVSYGGTARSAKSAVKKAREKGLKVGMFRPITIWPFPEKQVKEFAQKAKGIIVAELNYGQLVLEVERVVKGSSDIFHIGKVDGDIITPDEILSKIEEVI
- a CDS encoding 4Fe-4S binding protein, producing the protein MANQKEKKLIVKQSWCKGCGICVEFCPKNVLALKHEKVEIVDMENCIKCGLCELRCPDYAIYLGGMEDEK
- the surE gene encoding 5'/3'-nucleotidase SurE yields the protein MKILITNDDGIFAEGIYKLACALNKIGDVYIVAPDRQRSATGHAITMHEPLRAEKIKFFDKDFHAWAVSGTPSDCVKLAVEALISEKIDIVFSGINKGPNLGTDVLYSGTVSAAIEGAILGYPAVAVSLADFKNVNYDAAAEFSCIVAKKILKNPLPPDTLLNINIPNCQKENIKGVNITTLGARKYKNSFIERIDPRGQSYYWLGGEVIDAKNNEGTDIHSIQNNFISITPIHFDLTKFDLIEQVKQWNIKVE
- a CDS encoding class I SAM-dependent methyltransferase; protein product: MDIKYLIRPTELAKYFLKDVLKEGDVVVDATMGNGNDTLFLANIVGEKGKVISFDVQDLAIANTKKLLENNHINNVDLIQDGHENMDKYICDEISGGMFNLGYLPKGDHHIVTKGETTVVAIEKCLKFLKRNGMITMIIYHGHSEGKIEKEQVINYIENLDQSKFHVMKVDYINQTKESPILITIIKK
- a CDS encoding GNAT family N-acetyltransferase; protein product: MLEIKSASQKEIYIIKKLIKESNLDIEEIEDYIKNCMVAYDNKQPVAAAGFIPIEDMAIIKFVVVSKNRRREYLGDGIVKAILNLADKMGIKKVFVNTDKEEQFFIKLGFKEVALEELKKDCSKGHIINQLNEKKLLYVALPDYFLKACKFHK
- a CDS encoding pseudouridine synthase, coding for MRLQKYIAHSGVASRRKAEELIKLGRVKVNNKVIKDMGVIVDPHKDIVSVDQKIIHLEKNKIYIMLNKPEGYVTTLSDEFNRPTVVDLIKNIQERIYPVGRLDYATSGLLIMTNDGDLSYRLTHPKHKIKKTYIAKIKGILNKKELACFQTGIDIGGYITAPAFIEVLKKERATSLVKVMIHEGKNRQIRRMFEKINHPVLQLKRIAIGKINLENLQKGKWRYLTETEIKYLKSCI
- a CDS encoding ABC-F family ATP-binding cassette domain-containing protein, encoding MITVTGVGLRFGDKKLFEDVNIKFTPGNCYGVIGANGAGKSTFLKILSGEIEPNEGNVSITPGERLAVLKQNHFEFDEFNVLDTVIMGHKRLYEIMTEKDALYQKEDFTEEDGIKASELEAEFAELDGWDAEVNAEKLLMGLGINKDLHYKAMKELKGAEKVKVLLAQALFGNPDILLLDEPTNHLDFKAINWLEEFLLDYPNTVIVVSHDRHFLNKVCTHMVDIDFGKAKLFVGNYDFWYESSQLALKLMKEQNKKKEEKIKELQSFIARFSSNASKARQATSRKKLLEKITIEDIQPSSRRYPFVGFTPKREAGKEILTINGISKTIDGVKVLNNISFTVNKGDKIILLGRNEIAKTVLFKILMGEIEPDEGTFRWGITTTQAYLPKDNAEYFEDVELNLIDWLRQYSEEKSESFIRGFLGKMLFSGDEPLKMAKVLSGGEKVRCMFSKLMLSGANVLLLDEPTNHLDLESIQAVNDGLIAFKGTMLFTSHDHKFIQTIANRVVEITPNGIFDKEITFDEFLDDKEIQDRINKMYE
- a CDS encoding Holliday junction resolvase RecU yields the protein MTSWRSRGHRGDLSENEIDLTNDLYRRKKLAYIKKNPVPIKVIDIDKRGMITKGYFEQKAYVDYSGIAQKIPIAFDVKETELKSLPLSNIHIHQIEDLKEHAEQGGVSFILVHFKMYNEYYLIPLEMLEYYYNNSLQGGRKSIPYADMDKKFKIKRESNGIINYLPTINTYLSSKEELKKKYTV
- a CDS encoding recombinase family protein; translated protein: MKAAIYSRKSKFTGKGDSVENQVQMCKEYAKMHEITSYIIYEDEGFSGGTTNRPMFQQMLKDARSKKFDILICYRLDRVSRNIADFARLIEELQEYNIEFISIREQFDTSTPMGRAMMNIAAVFAQLERETIAERIRDNMLELAKSGHWLGGQTPLGYKSKKITYLDAEFKQRSMYQLSPIKEELQIIKLIFDKYLETKSLSQVSKYLLSNNIKGKNGGDLNKKSIHNILTNPVYVKSNDEVFDYLKHLGITTTGKPNGKYGILTYNKNQKGKKQEPSQWIAAVGKHEGIIEPDRWLLIQKTLKINKEKAPRTGTSHTALLTGILKCAKCGSGMRVIYGNKIKGTNHRAYYYTCSLKNNSGKTRCDNKNVRGDQLEKIVIKKLKAFNKNALLKELKELQNKNASFHAIAHEIEYIKSQINTKKSAIQNLIKQLSENKNSIAANYLIKEIEKLDREYNQLKQKLDTKKNIKEINNQKNININFVIHSLENFHSLFDTLDNIDDKRNLINHLVDKITWNGYHGTVEVFLWGCKKNKI
- a CDS encoding FAD-dependent oxidoreductase, with product MAKVVVIGGGWAGVAAAITAKKAGAEVTVIERTDILLGLGNVGGIMRNNGRYTATEECILLGGKELFNVTDKASRHVNIDFPGHKHASLYDVCKVEPMVRRLLIEMDIQILLRSRAIDVDVVDNAIKGIVLQNGDVIEGDVFIETTGSTGPMGNCLKYGNGCSMCILRCPSFGPRVSISQKAGVEDLVGKRKDGSYGAFSGSCKLNKDSLSQEIIDQLNKKGVVILPVPKKDINTKKLDMKVCQQYALKEYAENLILLDTGHAKLMAPFYPLEKLRQFKGLENARYEDPYAGGVGNSIRYLSIAPRDNTMKVEKLDNLLCAGEKAGLFVGHTDECNPKVRQLGLLDFILFTSPQKNLYSTMISIPCNFIN